One genomic segment of Kiritimatiella glycovorans includes these proteins:
- a CDS encoding BatD family protein, which translates to MCGIHKNGAVAGDLLRAVCGALLAGAVAVGAEDGSDASPQAAPAARPAKEMDLQVDVSETEAVVDQPIIVTVTWTSRVPFKRCRRLLLDLPLLRGASLGVRAMEPGVPEARRIGLPVNGRRVIARRETIEGRGERIAFSFRIIPREPGGLPSEPVAMRCALIEGPAHEGRYPSYFDNHFFNGPESDESFERIYLSSPVPEVRVAALPSRGRTERYTGVAETVSARATVDPEDVRVGEPMLLTVEIAGTGYGPDLARIPEPVLGDTGPGFRVNPRPIREQSDGSRRSFTYVMRPVRAGLETVPALALQFFDPVAEEYKMVRTAPLTVTVRADGERRIYQPDRSGEAATVRAAEGIRGNRNGGGRHMDIYEALGALARYGWLCIPLPPLLWLVLRPAVRRRERCRRDPAYARALRAARRFRRRARSDEKAAWRTYLGERLNLAPEAVTFGNVSRELRRRGVDPTLIEAVGARFEQEDAERYAPRRMDVRRTPPRRELVGRIERATRAALLLILMLACHAGAAPGATPSPELIFDRAMELRTEEPDRARPLFEHAALVFEARGHYLNAGNSWFFAGRDGRALAAYRLAERRRPFDARIRESLAVIRARREDRFPEPESPGSGLAALWSRFSRWSPLLRGGALIAVYLLGWGVFIAARFAGRRVPRAACIAGGLVAATLLLSLLTSALQPPRGVLIRTAEARLGPGYAYDAAYESPLHEAVEFDWLGRRKRWVRARFPDGREAWLPASACLSITESVP; encoded by the coding sequence ATGTGCGGGATACACAAAAACGGGGCCGTGGCCGGAGACCTGCTTCGCGCGGTGTGTGGCGCGCTGCTCGCAGGCGCCGTCGCGGTTGGGGCGGAGGACGGGAGCGACGCTTCGCCGCAGGCCGCCCCCGCCGCGCGTCCGGCAAAGGAGATGGACCTACAGGTCGACGTCAGCGAGACGGAAGCGGTCGTCGACCAGCCGATCATCGTGACGGTGACCTGGACCAGCCGGGTTCCCTTCAAGCGGTGCCGCCGGCTGTTGCTCGACCTCCCGCTGCTGCGGGGAGCCTCGCTCGGGGTCCGGGCGATGGAACCCGGCGTGCCCGAAGCCCGGCGCATCGGTCTGCCCGTGAACGGACGCCGCGTGATTGCGCGGCGGGAGACGATCGAGGGACGGGGAGAGCGCATCGCGTTTTCGTTCCGCATCATACCCCGGGAACCGGGCGGACTGCCTTCGGAGCCGGTCGCGATGCGGTGTGCGCTGATCGAGGGGCCCGCGCACGAGGGGCGTTATCCGAGTTATTTCGATAACCATTTCTTTAATGGTCCCGAATCCGATGAGTCCTTCGAACGCATCTACCTGAGCAGTCCGGTGCCGGAGGTGCGGGTCGCCGCCCTCCCGTCACGCGGCAGAACGGAGCGCTATACCGGCGTGGCGGAGACGGTCTCGGCGCGTGCGACGGTCGATCCGGAGGACGTCAGGGTCGGTGAACCGATGCTGCTGACCGTCGAAATCGCGGGGACCGGTTACGGCCCGGATCTGGCGCGGATCCCGGAACCCGTGCTGGGCGACACCGGTCCCGGGTTCCGCGTGAATCCCCGCCCCATACGCGAACAGAGCGACGGATCGCGGAGGTCGTTCACCTACGTGATGCGTCCGGTGCGCGCGGGGCTGGAAACCGTACCCGCCCTCGCGCTCCAGTTTTTCGATCCCGTCGCGGAAGAGTATAAGATGGTGCGTACCGCGCCCCTCACCGTCACGGTGCGCGCGGACGGCGAGCGTCGGATCTACCAGCCGGATCGTTCGGGCGAGGCGGCCACGGTCCGGGCGGCGGAGGGCATACGCGGAAACAGGAACGGAGGCGGACGGCACATGGATATCTATGAAGCTCTGGGCGCGCTGGCCCGGTACGGCTGGTTGTGTATTCCCCTCCCTCCGCTCCTGTGGCTCGTGCTGCGACCCGCCGTCCGTCGGCGCGAGCGCTGCAGGAGAGATCCCGCCTACGCGCGCGCCCTGCGGGCCGCCCGACGTTTCCGCCGCCGGGCGCGGTCAGACGAAAAAGCGGCCTGGCGCACCTACCTGGGCGAACGGCTCAATCTCGCCCCCGAAGCCGTGACGTTCGGGAATGTATCGCGCGAACTGCGCCGCCGCGGGGTGGATCCAACCCTCATCGAAGCCGTGGGCGCGCGGTTCGAACAGGAGGACGCCGAGCGTTACGCGCCGCGGCGCATGGACGTTCGCAGGACGCCGCCGCGCCGGGAACTGGTGGGCCGGATCGAGCGCGCCACCCGGGCGGCGCTGCTGCTGATCCTTATGCTGGCCTGCCATGCCGGCGCCGCGCCCGGAGCAACGCCCTCTCCGGAGCTTATCTTCGACCGCGCGATGGAGCTGCGCACGGAAGAGCCGGACCGCGCGAGACCCCTTTTCGAACACGCCGCGCTGGTCTTCGAGGCGAGGGGACACTATCTGAACGCGGGAAACAGCTGGTTTTTCGCGGGGCGCGACGGCCGGGCGCTGGCGGCGTACCGTCTCGCCGAACGGAGGCGTCCCTTTGATGCCCGTATCCGTGAGAGCCTCGCCGTCATCCGCGCCCGGCGCGAGGACCGGTTCCCGGAACCGGAATCCCCCGGGTCCGGACTGGCGGCGCTCTGGAGCCGGTTCTCGCGCTGGAGTCCCCTGCTGCGCGGCGGTGCGCTGATCGCCGTCTACCTGCTGGGCTGGGGGGTGTTCATCGCGGCCCGTTTCGCCGGCCGCCGGGTGCCGCGTGCCGCCTGCATAGCCGGCGGTCTCGTCGCCGCGACGCTGCTGCTCTCGCTGCTGACCTCCGCCCTTCAGCCCCCGCGCGGGGTCCTCATCCGCACGGCTGAAGCCCGGCTCGGACCGGGCTACGCCTACGACGCCGCCTACGAGTCGCCCCTCCACGAAGCCGTCGAATTTGACTGGCTGGGCCGCAGGAAACGCTGGGTCCGCGCCCGGTTTCCCGACGGCCGGGAAGCCTGGCTGCCCGCCAGTGCATGTCTGAGTATTACGGAGTCCGTCCCCTGA
- the trpS gene encoding tryptophan--tRNA ligase encodes MAGSRILSGVQPSGKLHLGNYFGMMKPALEMQEEGEAYLFIADYHALTTVHDAARLREWTRDVALDFLACGLDPERTAFYRQSDVPEVHELAWLLSVVTPMGLLERCHSYKDKTARGVTPSHGLFAYPVLMAADILCVQSDKVPVGRDQKQHVEVTRDVAAKFNHQFGEVFRLPAPEIRDSVAVVPGIDGKKMSKTYGNTLDIFGDEKTLKKNVMRIVTDSAPLEAPKDPDTCNLFALYRLLAAGDETEALAERYRAGGLGYGTVKKDLLERIQAYFAPMRARREELARDPEAVEAVLARGAARAREEARRTLSRAREAVGLPPGAIGREDTP; translated from the coding sequence ATGGCGGGTTCGAGAATTCTTTCGGGGGTGCAGCCCTCGGGTAAATTACATCTCGGGAACTACTTCGGCATGATGAAGCCGGCGCTGGAGATGCAGGAGGAGGGCGAGGCCTACCTCTTCATCGCGGATTACCACGCCCTGACCACCGTGCACGACGCGGCCCGGCTGCGTGAATGGACCCGCGATGTGGCCCTCGATTTTCTCGCCTGCGGACTCGACCCCGAGCGGACCGCCTTTTACAGGCAGAGCGACGTGCCGGAGGTCCATGAACTGGCCTGGCTGCTCTCCGTCGTCACCCCGATGGGGCTGCTCGAACGGTGCCACTCCTACAAGGACAAAACCGCGCGGGGCGTGACCCCCAGCCACGGCCTGTTCGCGTACCCGGTGCTCATGGCGGCCGATATCCTGTGCGTGCAGTCCGACAAAGTGCCCGTCGGCCGCGACCAGAAACAGCACGTCGAGGTCACCCGCGACGTGGCCGCCAAATTCAATCACCAGTTCGGCGAGGTCTTCCGCCTCCCCGCACCCGAGATCCGGGACTCCGTCGCCGTGGTGCCGGGGATCGACGGGAAAAAGATGTCGAAGACCTACGGCAACACGCTCGATATCTTCGGCGACGAGAAGACCCTGAAGAAGAACGTCATGCGTATCGTAACCGATTCGGCGCCGCTGGAGGCGCCCAAGGACCCGGACACCTGCAATCTGTTTGCGCTCTACCGGCTTCTGGCCGCCGGGGACGAGACGGAGGCGCTGGCGGAACGCTACCGCGCCGGCGGCCTGGGCTACGGCACCGTGAAAAAAGATCTGCTCGAAAGGATCCAGGCGTATTTCGCGCCGATGCGCGCGCGCCGCGAAGAACTCGCGCGCGATCCGGAGGCGGTCGAGGCCGTCCTGGCGCGCGGCGCGGCGCGGGCGCGCGAAGAGGCGCGCCGGACGCTGAGCCGGGCCCGGGAGGCCGTGGGACTGCCGCCCGGGGCGATCGGCCGGGAGGATACGCCGTGA
- a CDS encoding segregation and condensation protein A, protein MSGDIDSGAAPVAESKEYKVRLEIFEGPLDLLLYLIKKNELDIYDIPIETITRQYIEYLELMRILDLEIAGEFLVMAATLMMIKSRMLLPEDDRAEEEEEEEDDPRWDLVRQLVEYKKFKDAAGYLEGREEEQGDVFGPEGEHLELGPQPEVAFSDVGIFDLISALNEALERAEPEEVAEIFAEPCSVADMVDEVLRETGGGREIELRSLFTGRKSRQEMVCTFLAVLELIKLNELVAEQEAHFGRIVIRRREGPETAAATVPGDLEEAP, encoded by the coding sequence GTGAGCGGGGACATCGACAGCGGAGCGGCTCCCGTTGCCGAATCGAAGGAGTACAAGGTCCGGCTGGAGATATTCGAGGGCCCGCTCGACCTGCTGCTCTACCTGATCAAGAAGAACGAGCTGGATATCTACGATATCCCCATCGAGACCATCACGCGCCAGTACATCGAATACCTCGAACTGATGCGGATTCTCGATCTGGAGATCGCCGGCGAGTTCCTGGTCATGGCCGCCACGCTCATGATGATCAAGAGCCGCATGCTGCTGCCCGAGGACGACCGCGCGGAAGAGGAGGAGGAAGAGGAGGACGATCCGCGCTGGGACCTCGTGCGCCAGCTCGTGGAGTACAAGAAATTCAAGGACGCCGCCGGATACCTGGAGGGGCGCGAAGAGGAGCAGGGCGACGTATTCGGGCCCGAGGGCGAGCATCTCGAACTGGGCCCGCAGCCGGAAGTCGCCTTCAGCGACGTCGGTATTTTCGACCTGATCTCGGCGCTCAACGAGGCCCTGGAGCGCGCGGAGCCGGAAGAGGTGGCCGAGATCTTCGCCGAACCCTGTTCCGTGGCGGACATGGTCGACGAGGTGCTCCGGGAGACCGGGGGGGGGCGGGAGATCGAACTCCGGTCGCTCTTCACCGGAAGAAAATCGCGCCAGGAGATGGTCTGCACATTCCTGGCCGTGCTCGAACTGATCAAGCTCAACGAACTCGTGGCCGAACAGGAGGCGCATTTCGGGCGCATCGTGATCCGCCGCCGCGAAGGACCCGAGACCGCCGCCGCGACGGTCCCGGGCGATCTTGAGGAGGCCCCATGA
- the scpB gene encoding SMC-Scp complex subunit ScpB, protein MNEHRAMPELKEIVGALLFAARQPLGVKRMRRVLRETAEVQGGVYAQYAEATERDLAGAVESFVRDLEAAGLGLRVAEVAHGFRIENRPECGPWIRQMLDRNRTPKLTKPALETLAIIAYRQPCTRAEVESVRGVSADQMIRNLVELQLVKATGRSELPGRPWLFGTTQKFLEHFGLKTLGDLPNMEELRRAEREARERKPQEPSGGAEDGGADEASRPAESEPAGEQHDTGPVARED, encoded by the coding sequence ATGAACGAACACCGCGCGATGCCCGAACTCAAGGAGATTGTCGGCGCCCTGCTGTTCGCCGCCCGGCAGCCGCTCGGAGTCAAGCGTATGCGCCGCGTGCTGCGCGAGACCGCGGAGGTGCAGGGGGGCGTCTACGCGCAGTACGCCGAGGCCACCGAACGCGATCTCGCCGGGGCGGTGGAGTCTTTCGTGCGCGACCTCGAGGCGGCCGGGCTCGGACTCCGGGTCGCCGAGGTGGCCCACGGGTTCCGGATCGAGAACCGCCCGGAGTGCGGTCCCTGGATCCGCCAGATGCTCGACCGCAACCGGACGCCGAAGCTGACCAAGCCCGCCCTCGAGACCCTGGCCATCATCGCCTACCGCCAGCCGTGCACCCGGGCGGAAGTGGAATCCGTGCGCGGCGTGTCCGCCGACCAGATGATCCGCAACCTCGTGGAGCTGCAGCTCGTCAAGGCCACGGGACGCAGCGAACTGCCCGGCCGGCCGTGGCTGTTCGGCACGACGCAGAAATTTCTGGAGCACTTTGGATTGAAGACCCTCGGCGATCTCCCGAATATGGAGGAGCTGCGCCGCGCGGAGCGGGAGGCGCGGGAACGCAAACCGCAGGAGCCGTCCGGGGGCGCAGAAGACGGCGGGGCGGACGAAGCGTCCCGGCCGGCGGAATCGGAACCTGCGGGAGAGCAGCATGACACTGGACCAGTGGCGCGGGAAGATTGA
- the pheA gene encoding prephenate dehydratase — MTLDQWRGKIDAIDAELVRLLNERTRIALEIGKLKKEAGAEIYVPSRERAVLQRLEELNGGPLPAESLRAIYREIMSASLALERDLKIAYLGPRATFTHEAARSRFGGSVEYVSCSTIGDVFSDVENRNVDYGVVPIENSTEGAVTHTLDRFVDTTVRICAEIFLPISLNLLSRAGRESIARVYSKEEAFGQCRRWLNENLPGVEQIPVGSTASAAERAAREEDSAAIAGWLASDLYGISVLERNIQDVSGNVTRFLVLGRSFSAPTGKDKTSILFSVKHKAGALYDALSVFSGSGVNMTRIESRPNRTKAWEYNFFVDFEGHAEDEEAKRTLEKLSEHCLMLRVLGSYPNMGGTES; from the coding sequence ATGACACTGGACCAGTGGCGCGGGAAGATTGACGCGATCGACGCGGAACTGGTGCGGCTCTTGAACGAGCGCACCCGTATCGCGCTGGAGATCGGGAAGCTGAAAAAAGAGGCCGGCGCGGAGATCTACGTGCCCTCGCGCGAACGCGCGGTGCTGCAGCGTCTGGAGGAACTGAACGGCGGGCCGCTGCCGGCGGAGTCGCTCCGGGCGATCTACCGCGAAATCATGTCCGCCTCGCTCGCGCTCGAACGCGACCTTAAAATCGCGTATCTCGGCCCGCGCGCCACCTTTACCCACGAAGCCGCCCGCTCGCGTTTCGGCGGCAGCGTCGAATACGTCTCCTGCAGCACGATCGGGGATGTATTCAGCGATGTGGAGAACCGCAACGTGGATTACGGCGTCGTCCCGATCGAGAACTCGACGGAGGGCGCGGTGACGCATACCCTGGACCGTTTCGTCGACACGACGGTGCGGATCTGCGCGGAGATCTTTCTGCCGATCTCGCTCAACCTCCTCTCCCGCGCGGGCCGCGAATCGATCGCCCGCGTCTACAGCAAGGAGGAGGCCTTCGGCCAGTGCCGCCGCTGGCTCAACGAGAACCTGCCGGGCGTGGAGCAGATCCCGGTCGGCAGCACCGCGTCCGCCGCGGAGCGCGCCGCCCGCGAGGAAGACAGCGCGGCGATTGCCGGATGGCTGGCCTCGGACCTGTACGGCATCTCCGTGCTCGAGCGAAACATCCAGGACGTCTCGGGTAATGTGACCCGATTTCTCGTGCTGGGCCGCTCCTTCAGCGCGCCGACCGGTAAGGACAAGACCTCGATCCTCTTCAGCGTAAAACACAAAGCCGGAGCTCTCTACGACGCCCTTTCGGTCTTCTCCGGCAGCGGCGTCAACATGACGCGCATCGAATCGCGTCCGAACCGCACCAAGGCCTGGGAGTACAATTTCTTTGTCGACTTCGAAGGGCACGCGGAAGACGAAGAGGCGAAACGGACGCTGGAGAAACTCTCGGAACATTGTCTGATGCTGCGCGTGCTCGGTTCCTACCCGAACATGGGCGGCACGGAAAGCTGA
- the hisC gene encoding histidinol-phosphate transaminase encodes MEPIWNEWVENLKVYEPGRPITEVARELGFDDVEDFLKLASNENELGPSPKAVEAIRNQAAGVYRYPDGGCFYLKRKLAAKLDLTPEHLLFGNGSNELIVFLGHVFLGPGLNLVTGECAFAVYRLVAALYRAGVVAAPMPDLTYDLDALLEAVTPDTRLVAVCNPNNPTGTAVGQEDLDRFIERLPGHCLAVFDEAYIEMMPEDRRPDLMRYVREGRENVLVLRTFSKAYGLAGLRIGYAAAAPAVIGLLNRVRQPFNVNVLAQAAAEAALDDDAHVERTRTLAAEGCRTVAAALAELGCETVPSVANFMLVRVGDGGKVFEQLQRRRIIVRPMGAYGLPDYVRVTVGTPEQNERLIEAFREISE; translated from the coding sequence ATGGAACCTATCTGGAACGAATGGGTGGAGAACCTCAAGGTCTATGAACCGGGGCGGCCGATCACCGAGGTGGCCCGCGAACTGGGGTTCGACGACGTGGAGGACTTTCTCAAGCTGGCGTCGAACGAGAACGAGCTGGGTCCTTCGCCGAAGGCGGTGGAAGCGATCCGGAATCAGGCCGCCGGCGTGTACCGCTATCCCGACGGCGGCTGCTTCTACCTCAAGCGCAAGCTGGCCGCAAAACTGGATCTGACCCCGGAGCATCTCCTCTTCGGCAACGGAAGCAACGAGCTTATCGTCTTTCTCGGCCACGTCTTCCTGGGGCCGGGGCTCAATCTGGTCACCGGCGAATGCGCCTTCGCCGTATATCGGCTCGTCGCCGCCCTGTACCGCGCGGGTGTGGTCGCGGCGCCGATGCCGGATCTCACCTACGACCTCGACGCCCTGCTCGAGGCCGTAACCCCCGACACCCGGCTGGTCGCCGTATGCAACCCGAATAATCCGACCGGTACCGCGGTCGGGCAGGAGGACCTCGACCGTTTCATCGAACGCCTGCCCGGTCATTGCCTGGCCGTGTTCGACGAAGCCTATATCGAAATGATGCCGGAGGACCGGCGGCCGGATCTGATGCGCTACGTGCGCGAGGGGCGGGAAAACGTGCTGGTGCTGCGGACCTTCTCCAAGGCCTACGGACTCGCAGGTCTGCGCATCGGCTACGCGGCGGCGGCGCCCGCCGTGATCGGGCTGCTCAATCGCGTCCGCCAGCCGTTCAACGTGAACGTGCTCGCCCAAGCCGCTGCGGAGGCGGCGCTCGACGACGACGCGCACGTGGAGCGCACGCGCACGCTCGCCGCCGAGGGCTGCCGTACCGTCGCCGCCGCCCTGGCCGAACTCGGCTGCGAAACGGTCCCCTCGGTCGCCAACTTTATGCTCGTGCGCGTGGGAGACGGCGGAAAAGTCTTTGAACAGCTGCAGCGGCGCAGGATTATCGTCCGCCCGATGGGCGCGTACGGGCTTCCGGATTACGTGCGCGTGACGGTGGGAACGCCCGAACAGAACGAACGGCTCATCGAAGCCTTCCGGGAGATTTCGGAATGA